Proteins from a genomic interval of Leifsonia shinshuensis:
- a CDS encoding NfeD family protein, whose protein sequence is MDITSYAWIAWLVLILVFVIIEMLTLDFVFLMIAIGSLGGLLAGLLGAPWWLQLIIAAALSVVLVFFIRPPLLHRLKRGGDPTKSNVDALIGMNGVVVSTVSRTAGLVKLSVGETWTARLSPAQAGPAELVPGEHVIVLSIEGATAVVAPSPVSAGAGDLTERSLT, encoded by the coding sequence ATGGACATCACGTCCTACGCCTGGATCGCGTGGCTCGTCCTCATCCTCGTGTTCGTGATCATCGAGATGCTGACGCTGGACTTCGTCTTCCTCATGATCGCGATCGGCAGCCTGGGCGGTCTGCTCGCCGGGCTGCTCGGGGCGCCCTGGTGGCTGCAGCTCATCATCGCCGCCGCGCTCTCGGTGGTCCTGGTGTTCTTCATCCGGCCGCCGCTGCTGCACCGGCTCAAGCGGGGCGGCGATCCCACCAAGAGCAACGTCGACGCGCTGATCGGCATGAACGGCGTGGTCGTCTCGACCGTCTCGCGCACCGCCGGCCTGGTCAAGCTGTCCGTCGGCGAGACCTGGACCGCCCGGCTCTCCCCCGCGCAGGCCGGTCCCGCGGAGCTGGTGCCCGGCGAGCACGTCATCGTCCTGAGCATCGAGGGCGCGACAGCCGTCGTGGCCCCGTCCCCCGTGTCGGCGGGAGCCGGCGACCTCACCGAGAGGAGCCTGACGTGA
- a CDS encoding SPFH domain-containing protein, which produces MTDVTQLVVTIVVSVIVLVIAIFVLVTLFRAIRIIPQARAGVVERLGRYHKTLTPGLNVVVPFIDKVRPLIDLREQVVSFPPQPVITEDNLVVSIDTVVYFQVTDARAATYEIANYLGAVEQLTTTTLRNVVGGLNLEAALTSRDNINGQLRLVLDEATGKWGIRVSRVELKAIDPPVSIQDSMEKQMRAERDRRALILTAEGTKQSEILNAEGLRQAAILKAEGDAKAAVLRAEGEAKAITTVFGAIHEGNPDNLLLAYQYLQTLPKLAEGSANKLWVIPSELTEALKGIGQAFGPKGSAPAGPGVVPAAAQTAPSVEPAVAAPAAPTPPPVPSA; this is translated from the coding sequence GTGACCGATGTCACCCAGCTCGTCGTGACCATCGTGGTCTCGGTCATCGTTCTGGTGATCGCGATCTTCGTGCTGGTCACGCTGTTCCGCGCCATCCGGATCATCCCGCAGGCGCGGGCCGGGGTGGTGGAGCGGCTGGGCCGGTATCACAAGACGCTCACCCCGGGCCTCAACGTGGTCGTGCCGTTCATCGACAAGGTGCGGCCGCTCATCGACCTCCGCGAGCAGGTCGTCTCCTTCCCGCCGCAGCCGGTGATCACCGAGGACAACCTGGTCGTCTCGATCGACACGGTGGTCTACTTCCAGGTGACCGACGCGCGCGCCGCGACGTACGAGATCGCCAACTACCTCGGCGCCGTCGAGCAGCTCACCACGACCACCCTCCGCAACGTGGTCGGCGGCCTCAACCTCGAAGCCGCGCTGACCAGCCGCGACAACATCAACGGCCAGCTCCGCCTGGTGCTCGACGAGGCCACCGGCAAGTGGGGCATCCGAGTGTCCCGCGTCGAGCTGAAGGCGATCGACCCGCCCGTTTCCATCCAGGACTCGATGGAGAAGCAGATGCGCGCCGAGCGCGACCGTCGTGCGCTGATCCTGACGGCCGAGGGCACGAAGCAGTCCGAGATCCTCAACGCGGAGGGTCTGCGGCAGGCCGCGATCCTCAAGGCGGAGGGCGACGCGAAGGCCGCCGTGCTCCGTGCGGAGGGCGAGGCGAAGGCGATCACGACCGTCTTCGGCGCCATCCACGAGGGGAACCCGGACAACCTGCTGCTGGCCTACCAGTATCTGCAGACGCTGCCGAAGCTCGCCGAGGGCAGCGCGAACAAGCTCTGGGTCATCCCGAGCGAGCTCACGGAGGCGCTGAAGGGCATCGGCCAGGCGTTCGGGCCGAAGGGCTCCGCACCCGCCGGGCCGGGCGTGGTCCCCGCCGCTGCGCAGACCGCGCCGTCGGTGGAGCCCGCCGTCGCGGCGCCCGCGGCCCCGACTCCCCCGCCCGTTCCCTCGGCCTGA
- a CDS encoding alpha/beta hydrolase family protein, which translates to MRPADLELLTGVSRPTVHPAGGRAVVSVTHPSLAADATVGQLWNIPLSGHAAPRRLTRGFRDGAPAFSPDGRLIAFLRGGPKVPSQLLVVDAAGGEPVVVTDRKLGVTEFAWSPDGRTLAFVSRDPEQGRYGTVEGIDPNGERARRIDTLKYQANGLGYITDRRAHVYLVPVPDVWAEPPVMPIPEADGSTRPTPTVATPRAVTGGDWDDTTIAFSPDGSTLAFVSARHDGRDGDLRSNVFLVPVDGGREPVDATGEHGDFSIVAVEYGLNGVLYFSAQDVGPGGRDFVAKNTALYAIDRPGEAPRLLTDPETVDLTESDIIAFRDDSVLVTDRSRGALVLTEVDSRGSARRLTDGTILVNGVGTAGETVVASVADAGTAGDVAVVEDGGLRRLTDFSRDLRAAGVIAPRELTVTGRDGYPIHGWVVVPDGAGPHPVLLNIHGGPFAAYTHALFDEAQVYAAAGYAVVMCNPRGSAGYGQDHGRVIRQRMGTVDLADVLDFLDGAVAEVPGLDGERVGVMGGSYGGYLTAWTIAHDHRFAAAIVERGYLDPAAFIGTSDIGSFFSDEYTGTDPSGIASQSPQAVVDRVRTPTLVLHSSSDLRCPLGQAERYYAALKRGGVEAELVIFPGEDHELSRSGRPRHRRERFEIILDWWDRHLPVRAGGR; encoded by the coding sequence ATGAGGCCGGCCGACCTGGAGCTCCTCACCGGGGTCTCCCGTCCCACCGTCCACCCGGCCGGCGGTCGCGCGGTCGTGTCGGTCACGCATCCCTCCCTGGCGGCCGACGCGACGGTGGGCCAGCTCTGGAACATCCCGCTCTCCGGTCACGCGGCGCCGCGCAGGCTCACCCGCGGGTTCCGTGACGGCGCACCGGCGTTCTCGCCGGACGGCCGCCTGATCGCGTTCCTCCGCGGCGGCCCGAAGGTCCCGTCGCAGCTGCTCGTGGTGGACGCCGCGGGCGGCGAGCCGGTCGTCGTCACCGACCGCAAGCTCGGCGTGACCGAGTTCGCCTGGTCGCCGGACGGGCGCACGCTCGCCTTCGTGAGCCGCGACCCGGAGCAGGGGCGCTACGGAACGGTCGAGGGCATCGACCCGAACGGGGAGCGGGCGCGCCGGATCGACACGCTGAAATATCAGGCGAACGGGCTCGGCTACATCACCGACCGGCGGGCGCACGTCTACCTCGTGCCCGTGCCGGACGTCTGGGCGGAGCCGCCGGTGATGCCGATCCCCGAGGCGGACGGCTCGACCCGGCCGACGCCGACGGTCGCCACGCCGCGCGCGGTGACCGGCGGGGACTGGGACGACACGACCATCGCGTTCTCCCCGGACGGCTCGACGCTCGCGTTCGTCTCGGCCAGGCACGACGGCCGCGACGGCGACCTGCGCTCCAACGTCTTCCTCGTGCCCGTCGACGGCGGGCGCGAGCCGGTGGACGCGACGGGGGAGCACGGCGACTTCTCCATCGTGGCCGTCGAGTACGGACTGAACGGCGTGCTCTACTTCAGCGCGCAGGACGTCGGCCCCGGCGGCCGCGACTTCGTGGCGAAGAACACCGCCCTCTACGCGATCGACCGCCCGGGGGAGGCGCCGCGCCTCCTCACCGACCCGGAGACCGTGGACCTGACGGAGTCGGACATCATCGCGTTCCGCGACGACAGCGTCCTGGTGACCGACCGCAGCCGCGGCGCCCTGGTGCTGACCGAGGTCGACTCGCGCGGGTCGGCCCGCCGGCTCACCGACGGCACCATCCTGGTGAACGGCGTCGGCACGGCGGGCGAGACCGTCGTGGCGAGCGTGGCGGACGCCGGGACCGCGGGTGACGTCGCCGTGGTCGAGGACGGCGGCCTCCGCAGGCTCACCGACTTCTCCCGCGACCTCCGCGCCGCCGGCGTGATCGCGCCGCGCGAGCTGACCGTCACCGGCAGGGACGGCTACCCGATCCACGGCTGGGTCGTCGTCCCCGACGGCGCCGGCCCGCACCCCGTGCTGCTCAACATCCACGGCGGCCCGTTCGCGGCCTACACGCACGCGCTGTTCGACGAGGCGCAGGTCTACGCCGCGGCCGGCTACGCGGTGGTGATGTGCAACCCGCGCGGGTCGGCGGGCTACGGCCAGGACCACGGGCGCGTCATCCGCCAGCGGATGGGCACGGTCGACCTGGCGGACGTCCTGGACTTCCTCGACGGCGCGGTTGCCGAGGTGCCCGGGCTCGACGGCGAGCGAGTCGGGGTGATGGGCGGCTCCTACGGCGGCTACCTGACCGCCTGGACGATCGCCCACGACCACCGCTTCGCCGCGGCGATCGTCGAGCGCGGCTACCTGGACCCGGCGGCCTTCATCGGCACGAGCGACATCGGCAGCTTCTTCAGCGACGAGTACACCGGAACCGACCCGTCCGGGATCGCGTCGCAGAGCCCGCAGGCCGTCGTCGACCGCGTTCGGACCCCGACGCTGGTGCTGCACTCGTCGAGCGACCTGCGCTGCCCGCTCGGGCAGGCGGAGCGCTACTACGCGGCGCTCAAGCGCGGCGGCGTCGAGGCCGAGCTGGTGATCTTCCCCGGGGAGGACCACGAGCTCAGCCGCAGCGGCCGCCCCCGGCACCGCCGGGAGCGCTTCGAGATCATCCTCGACTGGTGGGACCGGCACCTGCCGGTGCGCGCGGGCGGCCGCTAG
- a CDS encoding SDR family oxidoreductase: MSNASASASPLEQGSLTGKRALVTGSSRGIGADTVQYLADAGAAVAINYRNKEARAVKLADAIREQGGTAITVGADLTDPESVRSLFQTIADEWGGLDILVLNASGGMESGMAEDYAMQLNRDAQVNVLTSALPLMSSGSRVVFVTSHQAHFIRSTPTMPEYEAVALSKRAGEDALRALLPELTEKGVEFVVVSGDMIEGTITATLLNRLNPGAIDARKEAAGRLYNVGEFAAEVASAVVDPIPADHTRLVGDVSSFEPISE; this comes from the coding sequence GTGTCCAACGCTTCCGCGTCCGCCAGCCCGCTCGAGCAGGGCAGCCTCACCGGCAAACGCGCCCTCGTCACCGGTTCGTCGCGGGGCATCGGCGCCGACACGGTCCAGTACCTCGCCGACGCCGGCGCGGCGGTCGCCATCAACTACCGCAACAAGGAGGCGCGCGCCGTCAAGCTGGCCGACGCGATCCGCGAGCAGGGCGGCACGGCCATCACCGTCGGCGCCGACCTGACCGACCCCGAGTCGGTCCGCTCGCTGTTCCAGACCATCGCCGACGAGTGGGGCGGCCTCGACATCCTGGTCCTGAACGCCTCCGGCGGCATGGAGTCCGGCATGGCGGAGGACTACGCGATGCAGCTCAACCGCGACGCCCAGGTGAACGTCCTGACCTCGGCCCTCCCGCTGATGTCGAGCGGCTCGCGCGTGGTGTTCGTCACCAGCCACCAGGCCCACTTCATCCGCTCGACCCCGACGATGCCCGAGTATGAGGCCGTCGCGCTCAGCAAGCGGGCGGGCGAGGACGCCCTGCGCGCCCTGCTCCCCGAGCTGACCGAGAAGGGCGTCGAGTTCGTCGTGGTCTCCGGCGACATGATCGAGGGCACGATCACCGCCACGCTGCTGAACCGGCTGAACCCGGGCGCGATCGACGCGCGCAAGGAGGCCGCCGGGCGCCTGTACAACGTCGGCGAGTTCGCCGCCGAGGTCGCATCCGCCGTGGTCGATCCCATCCCGGCCGACCACACCCGTCTCGTCGGCGACGTCTCCAGCTTCGAGCCGATCAGCGAATGA